From a region of the Monodelphis domestica isolate mMonDom1 chromosome 8, mMonDom1.pri, whole genome shotgun sequence genome:
- the CCDC168 gene encoding leucine-rich repeat transmembrane protein CCDC168 isoform X1, with amino-acid sequence MDEETVAVLWENLESWISDYDWKSAFIMTFLVIAFELFLLELCRTCQKKIAEKNIQKESSSNSLKEEDTFLKNLGYENWPRAPLPPKKGPGALSRSQLLSSVDPQHPEGTFNEIFSTSYEWSGTSDNESPVSWSSGNGSQTSFSSEEISSSSFVDIVHKKPRPNYKRFSCCMLETPSYLKKSLPMKKKYPSKNKNVQFSSDHNLWKKPRITLENDWTPCPLAHLYLPKNQIKLLEENLRNQIPSKSQPVIMIKTTYQGSKFTKLNQASFSSEETSSKRQKMPQELSYHQGDIKPKGFFFPQDSVQSAVLIRSEVPGWVQSCNLTQDNFNIQTSEKARGLSYQKGQLKYPSQIRCKNGIYLTNLKSIMGPRVLSLKAKKPSVSQLLNISGSNTSTSRRKLGWNITRSNSAGKMNLRDVISASSQEAVQIFVPSSSPGRGRERKNMVIRRVTEVKFPQVQSKKSPEKTYAQPGEFKMKESTVSYSLSSEFSDIKVQENKDGDMIRAGSLGNRENRCPPNANKIRFLTPEQSIQQSKNMCQDVLNSFSLTKKFSLQLEKSKKISDAASPETLNLKRSNLLRKKVPDKTDMPGHDGSRSGKRSKLLISRQSSVQPKVVLKSFLYSAFASVKSPLQKEKQKEKEDLGEEMDRTEQNLSQEAEMSLIKIECKQLLDSERDGDHQISPSQGERSLIRAQLLECGSPRDSLPQENWANQTECSITKQEEGQDKSYLPMSISEVENAFQPSTAPLEQKSIEILEDMKTSVCPLGCEEIKRSLENYIKATDILNSLSATVPSPSQIKIKYIKIMEDSNNSVCIPLICGKITQFECKEEIGADDNNNTMSRLCESMKKQPIEADNKNTIHLTEIETSEICGEITVDDNNATMPSVSESTKKMPIEADDENTVHLTEIETSEICGEITDDSNSVTMLSLPECIEKMPIVAGNENTVHSLKIECYREITVDGNNTTMFSLSEHTQKNSIVADDENSVPFPETQRSGESEVDSNLAKSDKYPNSTTEEIVPEIHDLEVVCEKSKIALETQKKTSFSVSCITPMPKSYSNAKTQVEDIKETMTSLVDKEIQTAPKSISKTRDTSSRLLTSPTYRRKNKRNLGFLPQKEISNLGYSSAAEQMPRGNNSIKSGSLLNIFTSFPTEVKKETLDRLEGVKKSICSPICDEIMKSLQAHITEAVSNSIDASTHSPHKVKKKSVEVVLDLKKTLLTLPVFEGSRKFCESPTKPSGVIDCRGASLSDSFQKKLVQSVQDEKNSMQPCPCAGYGEMQSSPETHQKIPSPKNWESDEKTEKPSQKDPFLGKEAPEQNLVCARKEIKVSTSPPWRKTALLKFGGTGVAEFLKSPLSSISILDRLTANEKNVLIFHLEKKRLELRQENIHTIVTKSYQKLPSLIKPYIPKEAHCDRRVFPRCRKLNFMPQEAIDSIEINLKHKYLVFLFGLPSNSQNSLKELSPKAVTPIQKTTFRKYKEKYFIQNLIVIKKEVKELLEFHISEKQKLGFSNSLISSLQNFIPSPPKNIYGPEVGKTVKRVICSLFIEGETRKSLPCHLRKMAAEQKCGIPSKLMKCESTTKELFPVNSMKALIVNKLNVTNYTNENIKQAVEFNMQLRLNQKSAFLPTQNNTTKSLPLVLQRLPAKDLRKLVICFLMKTLEIKMNMIPGVVVESIKMVDNQVPRKSRLETIHPNRVTKPRSTKLPFMEPEALHQITLNLQHKCLMFHLGLPVEKLPPKLTTSTHYVPRPKLNKKCKSVNEGGTKVCFSIDTEKLERHISFKKQNPYKIPPSIIKLLKSFIHSVCPSECSSVAMNDREILEKTLSLHYYSAVLDTQFCIQKDCAERSFHRSTGEKKPYDVLQIPPRLTKTVPVPPKDASTNTDRCMDSKVSSLPKEELIPELQESKSESTPAPIEAEDNFVIIQTNIDKELDFNASSLQKTENASDVSENHSERLTSSPEIGDIFDTKEKVKASIDGVVLTSTSGKKTEVNFKCQESGQKSVKLMISPLLHKKRVEAEMPFQTPNVICRTFKKSWENVPLSDGPSSRQDQKEMSFDMPFKLEDFSPSEKPSKTNRVGTKTKPVCHGKKVSPQSSQASGKPSSFLTATYSKTCPHKKKKPHPKTHSPVTSMPEGSSGAQSEPPSFPREEKLSKKIQNHINYPSASPFDSSTKVTFETNGGDIISLMENKDKKKPNLPKKNTRALDYDCDFTEIEKKQRKQGIKYYSGVKSPEQHFSTKPKSPFKRQQENDYFLSKRKNTQPFFYACTPADTPGYQSKTIRWNIPQNVCGQSMFRVPLVAKLSNPEKIWSSSKKFLELVAGPFNLCPVNQK; translated from the exons ATGGATGAAGAAACAGTTGCTGTGTTATGGGAGAATCTTGAGTCCTGGATTTCTGACTATGACTGGAAATCTGCTTTCATTATGACTTTCCTGGTCATTGCTTTTGAGTTATTCCTCCTAGAACTTTGTAGGACTTGTCAGAAAAAGATTGCAGAAAAAAATATCCAGAAGGAGAGCAGTTCAAATTCCTTGAAG GAAGAAGATACTTTTCTGAAAAACTTGGGATATG AGAACTGGCCACGTGCTCCATTACCTCCAAAAAAAGG GCCTGGAGCTTTGTCAAGGAGTCAACTTCTGTCTTCAGTTGACCCCCAGCATCCAGAAGGCacctttaatgaaatattttcaacTTCATATGAATGGTCAGGTACTAGTGATAATGAAAGCCCAGTGAGTTGGTCTAGTGGCAATGGAAGTCAGACATCATTTTCAAGTGAGGaaatttcatcttcttcattTGTCGATATAGTACACAAGAAGCCCCGTCCCAACTATAAAAGATTTTCATGTTGTATGCTTGAAACACCATCTTACTTGAAAAAATCACtgccaatgaagaaaaaatacccaagtaAAAATAAGAATGTACAATTTTCTTCTGATCATAACCTTTGGAAAAAACCCAGGATAACATTAGAAAATGATTGGACACCATGCCCTTTAGCTCATTTATATCTTCCCAAAAACCAAATCAAGCTTCTAGAAGAGAATTTAAGAAATCAAATCCCTTCAAAATCCCAGCCTGTGATAATGATTAAAACTACTTACCAAGGCTCAAAGTTTACTAAATTGAATCAAGCATCATTTTCATCAGAAGAAACTTCCAGTAAAAGACAGAAAATGCCTCAAGAGTTATCTTACCACCAAGGTGATATCAAGCCCAaaggttttttctttcctcaggATTCCGTACAATCTGCAGTTTTAATCCGGTCTGAAGTCCCAGGCTGGGTCCAATCTTGCAATCTGACCCAAGACAATTTTAATATCCAGACTTCAGAAAAAGCCCGAGGTTTGTCCTATCAAAAAGGACAGCTAAAGTATCCATCTCAAATACGGTGCAAAAATGGAATATATCTCACAAACTTGAAAAGTATAATGGGTCCTCGAGTTTTGAGTCTCAAGGCAAAGAAACCATCAGTTTCCCAACTTCTTAATATCTCAGGCTCTAATACATCAACCAGTAGAAGGAAACTGGGATGGAACATCACAAGATCAAATAGTGCTGGCAAAATGAATCTGAGGGATGTCATATCAGCTTCATCCCAGGAGGCTGTACAGATTTTTGTGCCCAGCTCATCTCCTGGTAGaggtagagaaaggaaaaatatggtTATAAGAAGAGTAACCGAAGTAAAGTTTCCCCAAGTGCAGAGCAAAAAATCACCAGAGAAAACATATGCACAGCCAGgtgaatttaaaatgaaagaatcaaCAGTTTCTTATTCACTTAGTTCAGAATTCTCAGATATCAAAGTTCAGGAAAATAAAGATGGTGATATGATCAGAGCAGGATCACTTGGGAACAGAGAAAATCGTTGCCCACCAAATGCAAATAAGATAAGATTTCTTACTCCAGAGCAGTCCATTCAGCAATCCAAGAATATGTGTCAAGatgttttgaattctttttctttaaccaaGAAGTTTTCACTTCAACTTgagaagtcaaagaaaataaGTGATGCTGCTTCCCCAGAGACTCTGAATTTAAAACGTTCAAATTTACTGAGAAAGAAAGTACCAGATAAAACTGACATGCCTGGGCATGATGGTTCCAGATCTGGAAAAAGATCCAAATTACTTATTTCAAGGCAGAGTAGCGTGCAGCCAAAGGTAGTATTAAAATCTTTTCTCTATTCTGCTTTTGCCTCAGTGAAGTCCCCacttcaaaaggaaaaacaaaaggaaaaagaagacttaGGAGAAGAAATGGACAGAACAGAACAAAATCTATCTCAAGAAGCAGAGATGTCGTTAATTAAAATTGAGTGTAAACAGCTGCTTGACTCAGAAAGGGATGGTGATCACCAAATTTCACCCTCCCAAGGAGAGAGATCACTGATTAGGGCACAATTACTGGAGTGTGGTAGCCCAAGAGATTCCCTCCCCCAGGAAAACTGGGCAAATCAGACAGAATGTTCCATTACAAAGCAGGAGGAAGGGCAGGATAAAAGCTATCTACCAATGAGTATTTCAGAAGTTGAGAATGCTTTTCAGCCCAGTACAGCTCCATTGGAACAAAAATCAATAGAGATCCTGGAAGATATGAAAACATCAGTATGTCCTCTAGGTtgtgaagaaatcaaaagatcTCTTGAGAACTACATAAAAGCCACAGATATTCTCAACTCTCTCTCTGCCACTGTCCCCAGTCcttctcaaataaaaataaaatatataaaaataatggaaGACAGTAACAATTCAGTGTGTATACCTCTAAtttgtgggaaaatcacacagTTTGAGTGCAAAGAAGAAATTGGAGCtgatgataacaataacaccATGTCCAGGCTATGTGAAAGTATGAAAAAACAACCAATAGAGGCAgacaataaaaatacaatccaTCTTACTGAAATAGAAACATCTGAGATCTGTGGAGAAATCACAGTTGATGATAACAATGCCACCATGCCCAGCGTATCTGAAAGTACCAAAAAAATGCCAATAGAGGCAGACGATGAAAATACAGTTCATCTTACCGAAATCGAAACATCTGAGATCTGTGGAGAAATCACAGATGATAGTAACAGTGTTACCATGCTCAGTCTACCTGAATGTATAGAAAAAATGCCAATAGTGGCAGGCAACGAAAATACAGTTCATTCTCTAAAAATTGAGTGTTATAGAGAAATCACAGTTGATGGTAACAATACCACCATGTTCAGTCTATCTGAACATACCCAAAAAAATTCAATAGTGGCAGACGATGAAAATTCAGTTCCTTTTCCAGAAACCCAAAGGTCTGGAGAGAGTGAAGTTGATTCAAATCTAGCAAAGTCAGATAAATATCCAAATAGTACCACAGAGGAAATAGTTCCAGAGATTCATGATTTAGAGGTTGTTtgtgaaaaaagcaaaatagCTCTTGAGACTCAGAAGAAAACATCCTTTTCAGTATCTTGCATTACCCCCATGCCTAAATCATATTCAAATGCAAAAACACAAGTGGAAGACATAAAAGAAACAATGACTTCACTAGTTGATAAAGAAATTCAAACAGCGCCTAAAAGCATTTCAAAAACTAGAGACACATCTTCACGATTGTTAACTTCTCCaacttacagaagaaaaaacaaaagaaaccttGGGTTCCTTCCCCAAAAAG aaatTAGCAATTTGGGGTATTCTTCAGCTGCTGAACAAATGCCACGTGGTAACAATTCCATAAAAAGTGGCAGTCTTTTAAACATCTTTACTTCCTTTCCCACTGAAGTTAAGAAGGAAACTTTAGATAGACTAGAAGGTGTGAAAAAATCAATATGTTCTCCAATTTGTGATGAAATCATGAAATCCTTGCAGGCTCATATCACTGAAGCCGTTTCCAATTCCATCGATGCTTCGACACATAGTCCACACAAAGTTAAAAAGAAATCAGTAGAAGTAGTATTGGATTTGAAGAAAACGTTGCTTACCCTTCCAGTTTTTGAAGGAAGCAGAAAGTTCTGCGAGTCTCCCACAAAACCCAGCGGAGTTATCGACTGTAGAGGCGCCTCTCTCTCTGATTCATTTCAGAAGAAATTAGTACAATCAGTTCAGGATGAGAAAAATTCAATGCAGCCATGTCCGTGTGCAGGCTATGGAGAAATGCAGAGTTCCCCAGAAACTCACCAAAAAATTCCCTCTCCGAAGAACTGGGAAAGTGACGAGAAAACAGAGAAACCTTCTCAGAAGGATCCATTTTTAGGGAAAGAGGCTCCAGAGCAAAATTTGGTGTGTgcaaggaaagaaattaaggtctCCACAAGCCCTCCTTGGAGAAAGACAGCTTTACTGAAGTTTGGAGGCACTGGAGTAGCAGAATTCCTCAAATCGCCATTAAGCTCCATCTCTATTCTTGATAGACTAActgctaatgaaaaaaatgttcttatttttcatttagaaaaaaaaaggttagaattgaGACAGGAAAATATCCATACAATAGTCACTAAATCCTACCAAAAATTGCCTTCTCTCATCAAACCATATATTCCCAAAGAAGCTCATTGTGATAGGCGGGTTTTTCCAAGATGTAGAAAATTAAACTTTATGCCTCAGGAAGCGATTGATTCCATAGAAATTAACTTAAAACACAAATACCTGGTGTTTCTTTTTGGACTCCCCTCTAATAGCCAGAACTCGTTAAAAGAACTCAGTCCAAAGGCTGTAACTCCCATCCAGAAGACCACCTTCaggaaatataaagagaaatattttatccaaaatctaatagtaattaaaaaagaagttaaggagttATTAGAATTCCACATAAGTGAAAAACAGAAACTTGGTTTTTCAAATTCACTCATTAGTTCTCTTCAGAACTTTATCCCCAGTCCACCAAAAAACATATATGGCCCAGAAGTAGGAAAAACTGTGAAAAGAGTCATTTGTTCCCTTTTCATTGAGGGTGAAACAAGGAAAAGTTTACCGTGCCATTTGAGAAAAATGGCAGCTGAGCAGAAGTGTGGAATTCCCTCAAAATTAATGAAATGTGAGAGTACAACAAAAGAATTATTCCCTGTCAACAGTATGAAAGCGCTGATTGTTAACAAATTAAATGTTACAAATTACACCAATGAGAACATTAAACAAGCTGTAGAGTTCAATATGCAATTAAGACTAAATCAAAAATCTGCATTTTTACCTACTCAAAATAATACGACAAAATCACTGCCTCTAGTTTTACAGAGACTCCCAGCCAAAGATTTAAGAAAGCTTGTTATATGCTTTTTAATGAAAACATTGGAGATCAAAATGAACATGATTCCTGGAGTGGTGGTAGAATCCATAAAAATGGTAGATAATCAAGTCCCAAGAAAATCTCGATTAGAAACAATTCATCCTAACAGAGTCACAAAGCCAAGGAGCACAAAATTGCCATTCATGGAGCCTGAGGCTCTTCATCAAATAACTCTTAATTTACAACACAAATGTCTCATGTTTCACTTAGGTCTTCCTGTTGAGAAACTGCCTCCCAAACTGACCACGTCCACCCACTATGTGCCCAGGCCCAAGCTTAATAAAAAATGTAAGTCTGTAAATGAGGGTGGAACCAAAGTTTGCTTTTCCATCGATACTGAGAAATTAGAGCGACACATCTCTTTCAAAAAGCAGAATCCTTATAAAATACCCCCATCAATTATAAAATTACTGAAGTCATTTATACACTCTGTTTGTCCTTCTGAATGTTCTTCTGTGGCAATGAACGACAGggaaattttggaaaaaacaCTTTCTCTCCATTATTACAGCGCTGTCCTTGACACTCAGTTTTGTATACAGAAAGATTGTGCTGAGCGTTCCTTTCACAGGTCTACAGGAGAAAAGAAGCCCTATGACGTTTTACAAATACCTCCAAGGTTGACTAAAACTGTCCCTGTTCCTCCAAAAGATGCCTCAACAAATACTGATCGCTGCATGGACTCCAAagtatcttcccttcccaaagaGGAACTTATTCCCGAGCTGCAGGAAAGCAAGTCTGAATCAACTCCTGCCCCAATAGAGGCAGAGGATAATTTCGTCATTATTCAGACAAACATTGATAAAGAGTTGGACTTCAATGCATCATCACTTCAGAAGACCGAAAATGCTTCTGATGTCTCTGAAAACCATAGTGAACGTTTAACATCTTCACCTGAGATTGGCGATATCTTTGACACCAAGGAGAAGGTTAAAGCAAGCATTGATGGTGTTGTCTTAACGTCAACTTCAGGTAAGAAGACTGAAGTTAATTTTAAATGTCAGGAAAGTGGCCAGAAATCTGTCAAATTAATGATATCTCCACTACTGCACAAGAAAAGAGTGGAAGCAGAAATGCCTTTCCAGACACCCAACGTGATCTGTAGGACCTTTAAGAAGTCCTGGGAAAATGTGCCTTTATCAGATGGTCCTTCTTCAAGGCAAGATCAGAAGGAAATGTCTTTTGACATGCCATTTAAGTTGGAGGACTTCAGTCCTTCAGAAAAACCCAGCAAAACAAACAGAGTTGGGACTAAAACAAAGCCAGTTTGCCATGGAAAGAAGGTAAGTCCCCAAAGCAGTCAAGCTTCTGGAAAACCCAGCTCATTTCTAACAGCAACTTACTCTAAAACTTGTccacataaaaaaaagaaaccacatCCTAAAACTCATTCTCCAGTTACCTCCATGCCTGAGGGGTCATCAGGAGCTCAATCCGAGCCACCTTCATTTCCCAGAGAAGAGAAGCTttcaaagaaaatacagaatcaTATAAACTATCCATCGGCTTCCCCATTTGACTCAAGCACCAAAGTGACATTTGAAACAAATGGTGGGGATATTATTTCTCTCatggaaaataaagacaaaaagaagcCCAATCTACCCAAAAAGAATACTAGGGCACTTGATTATGATTGTGATTTTACAGAGATTGAAAAGAAACAGAGGAAGCAAGGGATAAAATATTACTCTGGTGTCAAAAGTCCAGAGCAGCATTTCTCAACTAAACCTAAATCACCTTTCAAACGCCAGCAAGAAAATGACTATTTTCTTAGTAAGAGAAAAAACACCCAACCTTTTTTTTATGCCTGCACACCAGCAGATACTCCAGGGTACCAATCCAAGACCATTCGCTGGAATATCCCCCAAAATGTCTGTGGACAGAGTATGTTTAGAGTTCCTTTGGTAGCAAAGCTTTCAAATCCAGAAAAAATATGGAGTTCATCCAAGAAGTTTTTGGAGTTAGTTGCAGGGCCCTTTAACTTATGCCCAGTCAACCAAAAGTGA
- the CCDC168 gene encoding leucine-rich repeat transmembrane protein CCDC168 isoform X2, whose translation MDEETVAVLWENLESWISDYDWKSAFIMTFLVIAFELFLLELCRTCQKKIAEKNIQKESSSNSLKEEDTFLKNLGYENWPRAPLPPKKGN comes from the exons ATGGATGAAGAAACAGTTGCTGTGTTATGGGAGAATCTTGAGTCCTGGATTTCTGACTATGACTGGAAATCTGCTTTCATTATGACTTTCCTGGTCATTGCTTTTGAGTTATTCCTCCTAGAACTTTGTAGGACTTGTCAGAAAAAGATTGCAGAAAAAAATATCCAGAAGGAGAGCAGTTCAAATTCCTTGAAG GAAGAAGATACTTTTCTGAAAAACTTGGGATATG AGAACTGGCCACGTGCTCCATTACCTCCAAAAAAAGG aaatTAG